Proteins from one Artemia franciscana unplaced genomic scaffold, ASM3288406v1 Scaffold_1403, whole genome shotgun sequence genomic window:
- the LOC136042513 gene encoding craniofacial development protein 2-like, which yields MLSKSASRALTKWTPINERTIVARFTGRQAKLTVVACYAPTNEADDTTKDNFYNTLQAVAKDIPSHDLVCIVGDFNAKVGSDKSYCPEVLGSQGLGEINENVILLVDFALTNDLIIGGTQFQHKTIHKYSWNSPDGRTHNQIDHILINKKWKSSLQDVRAYRGADVASDHALMIAKLSLKLKATKKSQTKEKPAYDSEKLSNAAVRHRFNIQLTNRFESLSLDLDREATVETTWATLKEAYNQTAIETIGHKKRPKDEWLSDKTWTFIEERRKLKQRLLNDGDNSDTVLSNQLYRYQDKLNKRQLWQKKRPSAVIPEPSIKSPMKSSGNVAT from the exons ATGCTGTCGAAATCTGCGTCCAGAGCCCTAACGAAATGGACGCCTATAAATGAGAGGACCATCGTGGCACGGTTCACAGGTCGCCAAGCTAAGTTAACAGTAGTCGCATGTTACGCACCGACTAATGAGGCAGACGATACCACAAAAGATAACTTCTACAACACCCTACAAGCTGTCGCCAAGGATATCCCCAGCCACGATCTCGTCTGCATTGTTGGTGACTTCAACGCCAAGGTGGGGAGTGACAAGTCCTATTGTCCTGAGGTTCTTGGGAGCCAAGGCCTCGGCGAAATAAATGAGAATGTGATACTGTTAGTTGACTTCGCACTAACAAATGACCTTATCATCGGAGGAACCCAGTTTCAGCATAAAACTATCCACAAATACTCATGGAACTCGCCTGATGGTCGAACCCACAACCAGATTGACCATATCTTGATCAACAAAAAGTGGAAGTCAAGCCTTCAAGATGTAAGAGCCTACAGAGGAGCCGACGTCGCCTCAGACCACGCCTTGATGATTGCAAAGCTGTCCCTCAAACTGAAAGccacaaaaaaatcccaaaCCAAAGAGAAACCTGCCTACGACTCTGAAAAGCTCTCAAACGCAGCAGTTCGTCATAGGTTCAACATACAGCTTACAAACAGGTTTGAGAGCTTGTCCCTAGATTTGGATAGAGAAGCCACTGTTGAGACAACCTGGGCCACCCTAAAAGAAGCCTACAACCAGACAGCAATAGAAACAATTGGGCACAAAAAAAGACCCAAAGACGAGTGGTTATCCGATAAGACATGGACCTTTATCGAAGAGCGTCGGAAACTAAAACAACGTCTTCTAAATGATGGAGATAACAGCGACACAGTCTTGAGTAACCAGCTGTATCGATACCAAGACAAGCTG AACAAAAGGCAGCTATGGCAGAAGAAGCGGCCAAGCGCGGTGATTCCCGAGCCGTCTATAAAATCACCAATGAAATCATCGGGAAACGTCGCAACCTAA